The genomic segment AAAAAGAAGAGGAAGTGAGTGCCTGGTGGATTTTATTACCTATATCATTGATTTTATTTTGCACATTGACCAACATTTAGTGGAGATTATAAATAATTTTGGAATTTGGACTTACATCATTTTATTTTTGATTGTTTTTATAGAAACTGGACTGGTAGTATTTCCGTTTTTACCAGGAGATTCATTATTATTCGCAGCAGGAGCATTATCAGTTTTAGACGGTTCGATTTTACATATTGTCCCGCTTATCATAACTCTATGGCTAGCCGCAGTAATTGGCGATTCAGTAAACTATCAAATCGGTAAAAAAATTGGAACATCCATACCAGAAGATAGTTGGTTTGGAAAATTAATAAATAAAGAAAAAATGGAAAAAGCAGA from the Listeria seeligeri serovar 1/2b str. SLCC3954 genome contains:
- a CDS encoding DedA family protein, whose protein sequence is MDFITYIIDFILHIDQHLVEIINNFGIWTYIILFLIVFIETGLVVFPFLPGDSLLFAAGALSVLDGSILHIVPLIITLWLAAVIGDSVNYQIGKKIGTSIPEDSWFGKLINKEKMEKAEAFFNKHGGKTIFIARFMPFIRTFAPFVAGASRMNYRYFLNYNILGATVWVLLCTLAGYFFGNFPIVKDNFSLVVIGIIVVSVIPMVVSFIKSKMDKKNAD